In Agrobacterium sp. RAC06, a single window of DNA contains:
- a CDS encoding DUF1254 domain-containing protein, whose amino-acid sequence MSKLLYAILTGFFGAVLLHIIIILGVPHFTGRDAYTRVTAEGTPFVFHPLSAAPDAVGLSNLDPYLRVAVCHFDIARQPLSLIALGGGVDFWSVAIYDRDANEVFSMNDRTSVAGDLDVLVATPVQVAQLRKTPIAALAETILVEHPGMEGYVVLRVLAPQASYEADARAFLADAECMPFTGR is encoded by the coding sequence ATGAGCAAGCTTCTCTATGCCATCCTGACCGGTTTCTTCGGTGCGGTGCTCCTGCACATCATCATCATTCTCGGCGTGCCGCATTTCACAGGGCGCGACGCCTATACAAGGGTGACAGCCGAAGGCACACCCTTTGTCTTCCACCCGCTGTCAGCTGCGCCCGATGCGGTGGGCCTGTCTAACCTCGATCCTTATCTTCGGGTCGCGGTCTGCCATTTCGACATTGCCCGCCAGCCGCTGTCCCTCATTGCCCTTGGCGGCGGCGTCGATTTCTGGTCGGTCGCGATCTACGATCGGGACGCCAACGAAGTCTTCTCGATGAACGACCGCACCTCCGTTGCCGGCGATCTCGACGTGCTGGTCGCGACCCCGGTGCAGGTGGCGCAGCTCCGCAAGACGCCGATCGCGGCGCTCGCCGAAACCATCCTGGTCGAGCATCCGGGCATGGAAGGCTATGTGGTTCTGCGGGTACTGGCGCCGCAGGCAAGCTATGAGGCGGATGCCAGGGCGTTTCTCGCCGATGCGGAATGCATGCCGTTTACCGGGCGCTGA
- a CDS encoding HD-GYP domain-containing protein, which produces MLMKIAKDRIRKGMFIESVACPSQEFPRRRFVLKTDKDITAILASSATNVSINLSLGVDLDGRKPAVAPATAKSATGDRARREAVRGTVSQSASALRSSLRDIVSGRSLDMSELSRAADDNGELWSDSTAIALEVTRLKSKDETTYVHSLAVSGLMTLLGRSLQMDDETVRILGVAGMMHDIGKLLIPNEILNKPGNLTDRERVVIRSHPEAGYQLLKSYPEIPQVVLDVCRLHHEVLDGSGYPLGLKQKDLSLPVQLSAVCDVFEALTSVRPYKRPWSTSQALDWMFARPHHFDRKMVIRLGSVLSDGPIG; this is translated from the coding sequence ATGCTGATGAAGATTGCCAAGGATCGCATTCGCAAGGGAATGTTCATCGAAAGCGTCGCGTGCCCCAGCCAGGAATTCCCAAGACGCCGCTTCGTCCTGAAAACGGACAAGGACATCACGGCGATCCTCGCCTCCTCCGCGACCAACGTATCGATCAATCTCAGCCTTGGTGTTGATCTGGACGGACGCAAACCCGCTGTCGCCCCTGCAACGGCCAAATCCGCAACAGGCGATCGCGCCCGCAGGGAAGCCGTGCGCGGGACGGTCAGCCAATCGGCAAGTGCGCTGCGCTCCAGCCTCCGCGATATCGTGTCCGGCCGCTCCCTCGACATGTCCGAGCTGTCACGCGCCGCAGATGACAATGGCGAACTCTGGTCCGACAGCACCGCGATCGCTCTGGAGGTGACCCGCCTCAAGAGCAAGGACGAGACCACCTATGTCCACTCGCTCGCCGTCAGCGGTTTGATGACGCTTCTCGGACGCTCATTGCAGATGGACGATGAAACGGTGCGCATCCTCGGTGTCGCCGGCATGATGCACGATATCGGCAAGCTGCTGATCCCGAACGAAATCCTCAACAAGCCCGGCAATCTGACGGACCGCGAGCGCGTGGTCATCCGCAGCCACCCGGAGGCGGGTTACCAGCTTCTGAAGTCCTATCCGGAGATCCCGCAAGTTGTTCTCGACGTCTGCCGCCTGCATCATGAGGTTCTCGATGGCTCCGGCTATCCGCTCGGTCTGAAGCAGAAGGACTTGAGCCTGCCCGTTCAACTGAGCGCGGTCTGCGATGTCTTCGAGGCCCTGACATCCGTGCGTCCCTACAAGCGTCCCTGGTCGACATCACAGGCGCTCGACTGGATGTTTGCCCGTCCCCATCATTTCGATCGCAAGATGGTCATCCGTTTGGGCAGCGTGCTCAGCGACGGGCCGATCGGCTAA
- a CDS encoding DUF2336 domain-containing protein: protein MSEQFRELERPAGARNKDVVLMATVTSFQALSFPGKSELRQFAELFQPLFAGSSAEARREAVAALSQSPNLPLSVAAFIASQPISVAATFLASSPALSDDMLIMIARTQGADHARAIVKRERLSPTVIDALVSLRHALPPRPEKVKADEQTPEMQPLQAAKMPASSFDTVMADLEMRDLPGAASDAVAEPAAESREEALRQTIKRMAAQQRPPRSDRLGRRQATLVQTALLVRFARTHDGGFFATTLADMLTSSRWLAERILLDISGRQLATTLAGVAMEDREAIFILEHIYPHLARRENGASRAESLLFGIDPDQAEARIDSWIRADRYTFAGDEMQAEVRDGVEHPAAPSSIPLVAANQAAPKRQPVGDEHGRQVLRARKR from the coding sequence GTGAGCGAACAGTTCAGGGAGCTTGAAAGGCCAGCCGGCGCGCGGAACAAGGATGTCGTTCTGATGGCCACGGTCACGAGTTTCCAGGCGCTCTCCTTTCCCGGCAAGTCGGAACTCCGACAATTTGCCGAGCTGTTTCAGCCACTGTTTGCCGGATCCTCTGCCGAAGCGCGGCGGGAAGCTGTCGCGGCCCTGTCGCAGAGCCCGAACCTGCCGCTCTCGGTCGCCGCCTTCATCGCCTCTCAGCCGATTTCGGTCGCCGCCACCTTTCTTGCCTCGTCGCCTGCGCTGTCTGACGACATGCTGATCATGATCGCGCGCACGCAAGGCGCCGACCATGCCCGCGCCATCGTCAAGCGCGAGCGGCTGTCGCCGACGGTCATCGATGCGCTGGTGTCGCTGCGCCATGCCCTGCCGCCGCGGCCGGAAAAGGTGAAGGCAGATGAGCAGACACCGGAAATGCAGCCTCTGCAGGCGGCCAAGATGCCGGCTTCGAGCTTCGACACCGTGATGGCAGATCTCGAGATGCGCGACCTGCCGGGCGCCGCATCAGACGCTGTGGCCGAGCCTGCAGCAGAGAGCCGCGAAGAGGCGCTGCGCCAGACGATCAAGCGCATGGCCGCTCAACAGCGGCCGCCCCGCAGCGATCGGCTCGGCCGACGCCAGGCGACGCTGGTGCAGACCGCCCTGCTCGTCCGCTTTGCCCGCACCCATGACGGTGGCTTCTTTGCCACGACGCTCGCCGACATGCTGACCTCGAGCCGCTGGCTTGCCGAGCGCATCCTGCTCGACATTTCCGGGCGTCAGCTCGCAACGACGCTTGCCGGCGTTGCGATGGAGGATCGCGAGGCGATCTTCATCCTGGAGCACATCTACCCGCATCTCGCGCGTCGCGAGAATGGTGCAAGCCGGGCGGAGAGCCTCTTGTTCGGCATTGACCCGGACCAGGCCGAAGCCCGGATCGACAGCTGGATCCGTGCCGACCGCTATACCTTTGCCGGCGACGAGATGCAGGCCGAGGTGCGTGACGGCGTTGAGCACCCGGCGGCACCGAGCAGTATCCCGCTCGTCGCTGCCAACCAGGCCGCCCCCAAGCGTCAGCCCGTGGGCGACGAGCATGGGCGGCAGGTGCTCAGGGCGCGCAAGCGGTAG
- a CDS encoding DUF1491 family protein — translation MRIRSDIFVSALTRRVFSDGGYAAVVAKGSEASGAVFVRQRFRDGLETLYGPAPQAMIDDETRDDRVFEPRLVRAEPETVEALIAREQKFDSDLWLVEIEVEDLGTYLTLADTKD, via the coding sequence ATGCGCATTCGCTCCGACATCTTCGTCTCGGCCCTGACCCGTCGCGTCTTCTCCGACGGCGGTTATGCCGCTGTTGTCGCCAAGGGCTCGGAGGCCTCGGGAGCGGTCTTCGTGCGCCAGCGCTTCCGCGATGGTCTGGAGACACTGTATGGCCCAGCCCCTCAGGCCATGATCGATGACGAGACACGCGACGACCGCGTGTTCGAGCCCCGCCTCGTGCGAGCCGAACCCGAGACCGTGGAGGCTCTGATCGCGCGTGAACAGAAGTTCGACAGTGACCTCTGGCTGGTCGAGATCGAGGTGGAGGATCTCGGTACATACCTGACACTGGCGGATACGAAGGATTGA
- a CDS encoding type II toxin-antitoxin system YhaV family toxin: protein MSEVRAPFAANGWAIYAHPLFLDQLMTLTDEVEVRKRRDPETWRRKNASKRLAAILKLVTTDIPADPGAPQFRQGDTLGSHRKYWFRAKFFQQYRLFFRFDSSRKIIVFVWVNDEDTLRAYGSRSDAYSVVKGMLDNGHPPDDFDAVLKEAKGAAARFAQLIRPVNES from the coding sequence ATGAGTGAAGTCCGCGCGCCCTTCGCCGCCAACGGCTGGGCCATCTATGCTCACCCGCTCTTTCTCGATCAGTTGATGACCCTCACGGACGAAGTCGAAGTGCGCAAGCGCCGTGACCCGGAGACTTGGCGCCGGAAGAATGCCTCGAAACGGCTGGCCGCCATCCTCAAGCTCGTGACGACTGATATCCCGGCCGATCCGGGCGCCCCGCAATTCCGTCAGGGTGACACGCTGGGCAGTCACCGCAAATACTGGTTCCGGGCAAAGTTCTTCCAGCAATACAGGCTGTTCTTTCGCTTCGACAGCAGCCGAAAGATCATCGTTTTCGTCTGGGTCAACGATGAAGATACACTTCGCGCCTACGGCAGTCGATCCGATGCCTATTCGGTCGTCAAGGGCATGCTCGACAATGGGCATCCGCCAGACGATTTCGATGCGGTCCTGAAAGAGGCCAAAGGGGCAGCCGCTCGCTTTGCGCAATTGATAAGGCCGGTCAACGAATCCTGA
- a CDS encoding type II toxin-antitoxin system PrlF family antitoxin gives MTMRPDEISKLTDRYQTTVPTGVRKQLQLRKGDQIRYRTDASGRVYIEAMAEERDPALGSFLDLLERDVMDHPERLKPMEGALVQRIGALVGDIAVDLDAPLSPEDE, from the coding sequence ATGACTATGCGACCCGACGAGATTTCGAAGCTCACCGACCGGTACCAGACGACGGTGCCGACGGGAGTGCGCAAGCAGTTGCAGCTTCGTAAGGGCGACCAGATCCGTTATCGTACCGATGCGAGCGGTCGGGTGTATATCGAAGCCATGGCTGAGGAGCGCGATCCGGCCCTCGGCTCATTCCTGGATCTTCTGGAACGAGATGTGATGGATCATCCCGAACGGCTGAAGCCGATGGAGGGAGCGCTGGTGCAGCGGATCGGAGCGCTGGTCGGAGATATCGCCGTCGATCTCGACGCGCCTCTGTCGCCCGAAGATGAGTGA
- a CDS encoding methyl-accepting chemotaxis protein: MTAAMNARYDDDQQDVAETPRPPEIDAATLRGIVQRLAEEASTLGVDLVDIAGAIQDVAGISKRHAVTFDGITRTALSIAETNRDVASSLRETDQTAGEARRMLTDSATRLTGAIDKIDHMVETSEEIGTEIGSFSQSLAEVDKVAEEIGTIARQTNLLALNAAIEAARAGEAGKGFAVVAAEVRALALQTSQATGAIQETLNQIRQKIVRLNDAGRGATASARDVRETSQAMNHSFSAMEQVITRILDGSSAMAQTTDRVDRQCSEFVATLSDMSAEVRQSDHHLQQTAGRVDKVVALSETLIQLTASAGIRTADSDWIDTAVDVAARISHAFQQGVDSGRIRTADLFDRNYRPIPGTDPVQMMTGFTDFTDQVLPGIIEPVAASSDRIGFCAAVDENGYLPTHNKKFSAPQRPGDTVWNTANCRNRRIFNDRVGLAAGRSTAPFLVQTYRRDMGGGNFVLMKDISAPIFVAGRHWGGLRLAVKV; this comes from the coding sequence ATGACTGCAGCGATGAACGCGCGCTACGATGATGACCAGCAGGATGTGGCGGAGACCCCGCGGCCACCGGAAATCGATGCTGCCACCTTGCGCGGCATAGTCCAGCGCCTGGCTGAAGAGGCCTCGACGCTCGGCGTCGATCTCGTTGATATCGCTGGAGCGATCCAGGACGTGGCCGGCATTTCCAAACGCCATGCGGTGACCTTCGACGGCATTACCCGAACAGCGCTGTCGATCGCCGAAACCAATCGCGATGTCGCAAGCTCTCTGCGCGAAACGGATCAGACTGCGGGCGAAGCCCGCCGGATGCTGACCGACAGCGCGACCCGCCTGACCGGCGCCATCGACAAGATCGACCACATGGTCGAGACATCAGAGGAAATCGGCACAGAGATCGGCAGCTTCTCCCAGTCGCTCGCCGAGGTCGACAAGGTCGCCGAAGAGATCGGCACGATCGCCCGGCAGACCAATCTCCTGGCGCTGAATGCCGCGATCGAAGCTGCCCGTGCGGGCGAAGCCGGCAAGGGTTTTGCCGTAGTTGCAGCCGAAGTCCGCGCGCTCGCGCTGCAGACGTCCCAGGCGACCGGTGCCATCCAGGAAACCCTGAACCAGATCCGCCAGAAGATCGTCCGCCTGAACGATGCCGGCCGTGGTGCGACCGCCAGCGCCCGCGACGTGCGCGAGACCTCCCAGGCGATGAACCACTCCTTCTCCGCCATGGAGCAGGTCATCACCCGCATTCTCGACGGCTCCTCTGCGATGGCCCAGACAACCGACCGGGTCGATCGCCAGTGCTCGGAATTCGTCGCGACCTTGAGCGACATGTCCGCCGAAGTCCGCCAGTCCGACCATCACCTGCAGCAGACCGCAGGCCGTGTGGACAAGGTGGTGGCTCTCTCGGAAACGCTGATCCAGCTGACCGCAAGTGCCGGCATCCGCACGGCCGACAGTGACTGGATCGACACCGCCGTCGATGTTGCCGCCCGCATTTCCCACGCCTTCCAGCAGGGCGTCGACAGCGGCCGGATCCGTACGGCCGACCTTTTCGATCGCAATTATCGTCCGATCCCGGGAACTGATCCTGTGCAGATGATGACCGGTTTCACCGATTTCACCGACCAGGTCCTGCCCGGAATCATCGAGCCGGTTGCCGCCTCGTCGGACCGTATCGGCTTCTGTGCCGCCGTCGACGAAAACGGCTACCTGCCGACCCACAACAAGAAGTTCTCGGCGCCACAGCGCCCGGGCGATACGGTGTGGAACACCGCCAACTGCCGCAACCGCCGCATCTTCAATGACCGCGTCGGCCTCGCCGCCGGGCGGTCGACGGCCCCCTTCCTCGTCCAGACCTACCGCCGCGACATGGGCGGCGGCAATTTCGTCCTGATGAAGGACATCTCCGCCCCGATCTTCGTCGCCGGAAGGCATTGGGGTGGGCTGCGGCTGGCGGTGAAGGTGTAA
- a CDS encoding glycosyltransferase: MHIVLATHTRIPALRYGGTERIIAWLGRALAEKGHVIGLLGPAGSTWHYGPLTVIEPARPLEAQIPREADVFHSHIGLDPDFDGKACQTIHGNAAGARLHRNSIFVSADHAARHGGTAFVHNGLDPRVYPEPDLGHGGKSLAFLAKAAWKVKNVRGAIRVARKAGRRLDVLGGYRLNLKMGLRLTLDPNARFHGMVDDAGKADVLGRSAGLLFPVRWHEPFGLAVIEAMYFGLPVFATPYGSLPELVPEHVGCLSDKGDVLAEAIRDIGRFDRAAIHQHFQENFTAERMTARYLSLYERIEAGESLHSTSFTAPIAPHQGLLPWTD; the protein is encoded by the coding sequence ATGCACATTGTCCTCGCCACTCATACCCGCATTCCCGCGCTGCGTTACGGCGGGACGGAACGCATCATCGCCTGGCTTGGCCGCGCGCTTGCGGAAAAGGGTCATGTGATCGGGCTCCTGGGGCCGGCGGGCTCGACCTGGCACTATGGGCCACTCACCGTCATCGAGCCCGCTCGGCCGCTCGAGGCGCAGATCCCGCGTGAGGCGGATGTCTTTCACAGTCATATCGGGCTCGATCCGGATTTCGACGGCAAGGCCTGTCAGACGATCCATGGCAATGCGGCCGGTGCCCGGCTGCACCGCAACTCGATCTTCGTCTCTGCCGACCATGCCGCGCGCCATGGCGGCACGGCCTTCGTGCATAACGGGCTCGATCCGCGCGTCTATCCCGAGCCGGACCTTGGCCATGGCGGTAAGTCCCTCGCCTTTCTCGCCAAGGCGGCCTGGAAGGTGAAGAATGTGCGAGGCGCGATCCGGGTCGCCCGCAAGGCCGGGCGGCGGCTTGATGTGCTCGGAGGGTATCGCCTGAACCTGAAAATGGGGCTGCGCCTGACGCTTGATCCCAATGCTCGTTTCCACGGCATGGTCGATGATGCGGGCAAGGCTGACGTTCTCGGGCGATCTGCTGGCCTGCTCTTCCCGGTGCGCTGGCACGAACCTTTCGGGCTTGCGGTGATCGAGGCGATGTATTTCGGCCTGCCCGTCTTTGCCACGCCTTACGGTTCCCTGCCGGAACTGGTGCCGGAGCATGTGGGTTGCCTGTCGGACAAGGGCGACGTGCTGGCGGAGGCAATACGAGATATCGGGCGGTTCGACCGCGCGGCGATCCATCAGCATTTCCAGGAGAATTTCACGGCGGAGCGCATGACCGCGCGCTATCTGTCTCTCTACGAACGCATCGAGGCGGGGGAGAGCCTGCATTCGACAAGCTTCACCGCGCCGATCGCCCCCCATCAGGGCTTGCTGCCCTGGACGGACTGA
- a CDS encoding peptidoglycan-binding domain-containing protein, which translates to MTKRKRKSPEKKKAGSKVLLVLSTGAGALARLAGRHPRAVGGAFCFTLVFGTIAANALWYQPGQHPSPFLRTRDAADFSVLAGTPRSPLLSEQDAENVTTFRIEREKPGSEAAPSDTTDARPAIAPAQTATSVSPVPASLPANAAETAGLIRQVQGELLRRGLYDGDADGVIGPRTETAIAIFQKTVGMEANGLVTPELLAALTLDRGITAAVPAQRPVMDVDAPGEDPVAAAIRSAETQVVTAPRRPVTASQPVPPKTVEPTAPPPVQQANFDPGLVMEIQRGLSNMAYKNIRIDGVPGEDTRAAIRRFERHYQLPETGEPSAAVLKKLKSIGAL; encoded by the coding sequence ATGACGAAGCGAAAGCGAAAATCGCCTGAGAAGAAGAAGGCGGGCTCAAAGGTCCTCCTGGTTCTCTCGACGGGCGCTGGCGCCCTTGCGCGGCTTGCCGGACGTCATCCGCGCGCCGTGGGTGGCGCCTTCTGCTTTACGCTGGTCTTCGGAACGATCGCCGCCAATGCCCTCTGGTACCAGCCTGGCCAGCATCCCTCGCCATTCCTGCGCACCCGAGATGCTGCCGATTTTAGCGTACTCGCCGGCACGCCGCGTAGCCCGCTGTTGAGCGAGCAGGACGCAGAAAACGTAACCACCTTCCGCATCGAACGCGAAAAGCCGGGCAGCGAGGCGGCGCCCTCGGATACGACCGATGCCCGCCCGGCGATCGCACCGGCTCAAACCGCGACGTCCGTGTCTCCCGTGCCCGCCAGCCTTCCCGCCAATGCCGCGGAAACGGCTGGCCTCATTCGCCAGGTCCAGGGTGAACTCCTGCGCCGCGGCCTCTATGATGGCGATGCCGACGGCGTCATCGGGCCGCGCACCGAGACCGCGATTGCCATCTTCCAGAAAACCGTCGGCATGGAGGCAAACGGCCTCGTGACGCCGGAACTCCTGGCGGCGCTGACGCTTGATCGCGGCATCACCGCCGCCGTTCCGGCGCAGCGCCCAGTGATGGATGTGGATGCGCCAGGCGAAGACCCGGTTGCCGCCGCGATCCGCAGCGCTGAAACCCAGGTTGTCACCGCGCCGCGGCGTCCGGTGACAGCCAGCCAGCCGGTTCCACCGAAAACCGTCGAACCGACGGCCCCGCCGCCGGTCCAGCAGGCGAACTTCGATCCGGGCCTCGTCATGGAAATCCAGCGTGGCCTCTCCAACATGGCCTACAAGAACATCCGCATCGATGGCGTGCCCGGCGAAGACACCCGTGCCGCCATCCGACGCTTCGAGCGCCACTACCAGCTGCCGGAAACCGGCGAGCCGAGCGCGGCGGTCCTGAAGAAGCTGAAATCCATCGGCGCCCTGTGA
- a CDS encoding sensor histidine kinase — protein sequence MDGLLARLLVRHAVGRPVDRAEIVALRRLTLAVLPAVVAVPAILTLVFGVATGLPIGFALVTALYLLAALALVSGLRLGSEQDEAETAIATTTADPYEYCPGLFLTLDATGIVRAAGGRDRQMFLSFLREPLSRAFVEQVHVSDRLAFVQALDELRLGADVVVTDLRLDRPVIGLDQAQFLNVRLDMTAVRSDDGTLAGVRAQMLDIEGEMLMRDEVARKEEEASAAHEIKSRFLAAVSHEMRTPLNAILGFSDILAGEYFGKLENDRQREYVQLIRQSGAHLLSVVNTMLDMSKIEAGRYELMLEDVDLAQSLTECERMLSLQAQTKGVKLSSRLPKGLGEISADGRALRQIVINLVGNAIKFTDAGGAVNIDATRQGNEVTISISDTGIGISPDKMALIGRPFTQVQNDLNRNYEGSGLGLSLVKGLTALHGGTFRIESRAGEGTVVLVTLPADGSGARAARETNMVEFPPRLAEAGSDLTRGGKAPGHDEAKAKIA from the coding sequence ATGGACGGGCTCCTGGCCCGCCTTCTGGTGCGTCATGCTGTCGGCCGTCCGGTCGACCGGGCCGAGATCGTCGCCTTGCGCCGCCTAACCCTTGCTGTTCTGCCCGCGGTCGTCGCCGTGCCCGCCATCCTCACTCTGGTCTTTGGCGTTGCGACCGGCCTGCCGATCGGTTTTGCCCTCGTCACCGCTCTTTATCTGCTCGCAGCCCTGGCGCTGGTCTCGGGCCTTCGCCTCGGAAGCGAGCAGGACGAGGCCGAGACGGCGATCGCCACCACCACGGCCGACCCTTATGAATACTGCCCCGGCCTGTTCCTGACACTCGACGCGACCGGCATCGTGCGCGCGGCCGGTGGTCGTGACCGCCAGATGTTCCTGTCTTTCCTGCGCGAGCCGCTGTCGCGTGCCTTCGTCGAACAGGTGCATGTCTCCGACCGTCTGGCCTTCGTCCAGGCGCTCGACGAGCTGCGCCTCGGTGCCGATGTCGTAGTAACCGATCTAAGGCTCGATCGCCCGGTGATCGGCCTCGATCAGGCACAGTTCCTCAACGTCCGTCTCGACATGACCGCCGTCCGCTCCGACGATGGCACGCTTGCCGGTGTCCGCGCCCAGATGCTCGATATCGAAGGCGAGATGCTGATGCGCGACGAGGTGGCCCGCAAGGAAGAAGAGGCAAGCGCCGCCCACGAGATCAAGAGCCGCTTCCTCGCTGCCGTCAGCCATGAGATGCGCACACCGCTCAACGCCATCCTCGGCTTTTCCGATATCCTGGCCGGTGAATATTTCGGCAAGCTCGAAAACGACCGCCAGCGCGAATACGTCCAGCTGATCCGCCAGTCCGGCGCGCACCTGCTCTCTGTCGTCAACACCATGCTCGACATGTCGAAGATCGAGGCCGGCCGCTACGAACTGATGCTCGAGGATGTCGATCTCGCGCAGTCGCTGACCGAATGCGAACGCATGCTTTCGCTGCAGGCCCAGACCAAGGGCGTCAAGCTGAGCAGCCGTCTGCCCAAGGGCCTCGGCGAGATCTCGGCCGATGGCCGGGCACTGCGCCAGATCGTCATCAACCTCGTCGGCAATGCCATCAAGTTCACCGATGCCGGTGGCGCCGTGAACATTGATGCCACAAGACAGGGCAACGAAGTCACGATCAGCATCAGCGATACAGGTATCGGCATCTCGCCGGACAAGATGGCGCTGATCGGTCGCCCGTTTACACAAGTGCAGAACGATCTCAATCGCAACTACGAGGGTTCCGGCCTTGGGCTTTCGCTGGTAAAGGGATTGACGGCTCTCCATGGCGGCACGTTCAGGATCGAAAGCCGAGCAGGCGAGGGCACCGTGGTCCTGGTGACGCTGCCGGCGGACGGTTCGGGTGCCAGGGCTGCCCGTGAAACGAACATGGTCGAATTCCCGCCGCGCCTTGCCGAAGCGGGGAGTGATCTGACAAGGGGTGGGAAAGCACCGGGGCATGACGAAGCGAAAGCGAAAATCGCCTGA
- a CDS encoding DUF5330 domain-containing protein codes for MWFLIKGTFYCTATLVALSFLAAPPAEEKDGASFDMGAAITAASGAYEYVTSLCVEKPEVCEKGAQTFQALGQRAREGALVAYQLLDQQFTDEGTAVVADGIQTPKSGAVEIIRPHVESPQLVSAETEAPVITGTVTPTERPKHLPKPYQPPKP; via the coding sequence ATGTGGTTTCTGATCAAGGGAACTTTCTATTGTACCGCGACGCTTGTCGCACTGTCCTTCCTCGCGGCCCCGCCTGCAGAGGAAAAGGATGGCGCCAGCTTCGACATGGGTGCCGCCATCACCGCCGCAAGCGGTGCCTATGAGTATGTCACCTCGCTCTGCGTCGAGAAGCCCGAGGTTTGCGAAAAGGGTGCCCAGACTTTCCAGGCGCTCGGTCAGCGTGCCCGCGAAGGGGCGCTCGTCGCCTACCAGCTGCTCGACCAGCAGTTTACCGATGAGGGCACGGCAGTTGTGGCCGACGGGATCCAGACGCCGAAGAGTGGCGCAGTCGAGATCATCAGGCCTCACGTAGAGAGCCCGCAGCTCGTCAGTGCCGAAACCGAAGCGCCCGTTATCACCGGCACGGTGACACCGACGGAACGGCCGAAGCATCTGCCGAAACCCTACCAGCCGCCGAAGCCCTGA
- a CDS encoding SufE family protein has translation MANLNEMIDDFGFLDDWEDRMRYVIELGKALPDLPDSEKSAENKVQGCASQVWLSVSSSDGADPEMTFRGDSDAFIVRGLVAIVLAAYSGKKASDVVSFDALDLFKQLGLLEHLTAQRANGLRSMIQRIREEAARRLV, from the coding sequence ATGGCTAACTTGAACGAGATGATCGACGACTTCGGCTTCCTGGATGATTGGGAGGACCGGATGCGCTATGTCATCGAGCTCGGCAAGGCACTGCCGGATCTGCCCGACAGCGAGAAGTCCGCCGAGAACAAGGTGCAGGGCTGCGCGAGCCAGGTCTGGCTCTCGGTGTCCTCAAGCGACGGCGCCGATCCCGAAATGACCTTCCGTGGCGACAGCGACGCCTTCATCGTGCGCGGTCTCGTCGCGATCGTGCTTGCCGCCTATTCCGGCAAGAAGGCGTCCGACGTGGTCAGCTTCGATGCGCTCGACCTCTTCAAGCAGCTCGGCCTTCTCGAACACCTGACGGCGCAGCGCGCCAACGGTTTGCGCTCGATGATCCAGCGGATCCGCGAAGAGGCGGCACGCCGGCTGGTGTGA
- a CDS encoding DUF6456 domain-containing protein, which translates to MTRSERKQIRQILRRALAGPLEQPPHGTTVRVAASPAEATPELLARLVADCLLLRTPDGLAASPETAAWLRRDLCDLPEEAHAAQHRTVEVGTLDMPQGRQSVRRNLQESPLFPLLRLKEKDGRPFLPEEAVAAGERLAADFDFAGLQPRITASWQPRLATRNKGAAPPATDLADATLSARTRVNRAVQAMGPELSGVALDVCCFGKGLETVEHERQWPARSAKLMLRTALLSLARHYAPPPVRLRARHWGDEGFRPEIG; encoded by the coding sequence ATGACCCGCAGCGAACGAAAGCAGATCCGCCAGATCCTCCGACGGGCTTTGGCCGGCCCTCTGGAACAGCCTCCGCACGGTACCACCGTTCGGGTCGCCGCGTCGCCGGCCGAGGCTACGCCCGAGCTCCTCGCTCGCCTGGTGGCCGATTGCCTGCTTCTCCGCACGCCCGACGGACTGGCAGCTAGCCCCGAGACAGCCGCCTGGCTTCGCCGCGATCTCTGCGACCTGCCCGAGGAGGCCCATGCCGCTCAGCACCGCACGGTCGAGGTCGGTACGCTCGATATGCCGCAGGGCCGCCAGTCCGTGCGCCGCAACCTGCAGGAATCGCCGCTCTTTCCCCTGCTGCGCCTCAAGGAGAAGGACGGTCGTCCGTTTCTGCCAGAGGAGGCTGTTGCCGCCGGCGAGCGTCTGGCAGCCGATTTCGACTTTGCCGGTCTGCAGCCGCGCATCACCGCCAGCTGGCAGCCGCGGCTCGCGACCCGCAACAAGGGCGCAGCCCCGCCGGCAACCGACTTGGCCGATGCGACGCTCTCCGCCCGCACCCGCGTCAATCGTGCCGTCCAGGCCATGGGGCCGGAGCTTTCAGGCGTGGCGCTCGATGTCTGCTGCTTCGGCAAGGGCCTGGAAACCGTCGAACACGAGCGCCAATGGCCGGCCCGTTCCGCCAAGCTGATGCTGCGCACCGCCTTGTTGTCGCTCGCCCGCCATTATGCCCCGCCGCCCGTCCGGCTCCGCGCCCGACACTGGGGCGACGAGGGCTTTCGCCCGGAGATCGGTTGA